One genomic segment of Suttonella sp. R2A3 includes these proteins:
- the sohB gene encoding protease SohB, with protein MYILDFDGDIEASAVVSLREQISAVLQVAGSNDHVMLRLESAGGLVHAYGLAASQLARLRAQSVRLVICVDKVAASGGYMMACVADELLAAPFAIMGSVGVIGALPNFHDLLEKNAIHYEQHTAGKHKRSLTMFAENTDEDRAQFKHELAMTHDLFKDHIRAARPQLDVDSIATGETWYGTQAVENGLIDGVRTSDDYILAHLDSHNLLLIEDEVHESLFDKLKSRFLGKAMVQGPFKAHIQ; from the coding sequence ATGTATATTCTCGATTTTGATGGCGATATCGAGGCGAGCGCGGTGGTTAGTTTACGCGAACAGATTAGTGCGGTACTGCAAGTGGCGGGTAGCAATGATCATGTCATGCTTCGCTTAGAAAGCGCTGGTGGTTTGGTACACGCTTACGGCCTTGCAGCCTCGCAATTGGCACGCCTGCGCGCACAATCGGTACGCTTAGTGATTTGTGTCGATAAGGTTGCTGCAAGTGGCGGTTATATGATGGCGTGTGTGGCGGATGAATTACTCGCTGCACCTTTTGCGATTATGGGTTCGGTAGGGGTAATCGGTGCGCTGCCAAACTTCCATGATTTACTGGAAAAAAATGCGATTCATTACGAACAACACACCGCTGGCAAGCACAAACGTAGCCTGACGATGTTTGCTGAGAATACTGATGAGGATCGCGCACAATTTAAGCACGAACTGGCGATGACCCACGATCTGTTTAAAGACCATATTCGTGCCGCACGCCCACAATTAGATGTGGATAGTATTGCCACCGGCGAAACCTGGTATGGCACACAGGCGGTTGAAAATGGCTTGATTGATGGTGTGCGTACCAGCGACGATTACATTTTGGCGCACTTGGATAGCCATAACCTATTACTGATTGAGGACGAAGTGCATGAAAGCTTGTTCGATAAGCTGAAATCGCGCTTTCTCGGTAAAGCGATGGTACAAGGACCATTTAAAGCGCATATTCAATAG
- a CDS encoding ABC transporter ATP-binding protein produces the protein MTLIQANAISYRHHAKCILDDCSLSVGAQEIVALVGENGSGKTTLLQLLAGMKTPQKGTIDYRDGVAEHLAMMPDKAPIYPDWSVYEALCRLQNTYRQDSVHLDEIIELCALEKVLNQRGCALSHGYRQRLALAQVLLTSPQVLLLDEPSNGLDVAQRQAMKVLFKQIAQTSAIVLVSHDLGEVAALADRVYVLREGRCLALDLPEPRHDLQWLAFKNRHIAEQIPDAVVRDGRFIGLSAEQSMLPEGVLSVSQDYPAEALQEKIDALS, from the coding sequence ATGACCCTAATCCAAGCCAACGCGATTAGCTATCGCCACCACGCAAAGTGCATTCTTGATGATTGTTCGCTTAGCGTAGGTGCGCAAGAGATCGTTGCCTTGGTAGGTGAGAATGGGTCAGGAAAAACAACGCTGCTTCAATTGCTTGCTGGTATGAAAACGCCACAAAAAGGCACAATTGATTATCGCGACGGTGTTGCTGAGCATTTAGCTATGATGCCGGATAAAGCCCCCATCTATCCTGATTGGAGCGTCTATGAAGCGTTGTGTCGCCTGCAAAATACGTATCGACAAGATAGTGTACACCTTGATGAAATCATTGAGCTCTGCGCCTTAGAGAAGGTACTTAATCAGCGTGGTTGTGCATTGTCTCATGGTTATCGCCAACGCTTAGCGCTGGCACAAGTGTTGCTGACTAGTCCGCAAGTGTTACTGCTTGATGAGCCCAGTAATGGTTTGGATGTAGCGCAACGTCAAGCGATGAAGGTTTTGTTTAAACAGATCGCACAAACGAGCGCTATTGTCTTAGTGAGTCATGATTTAGGCGAAGTGGCGGCACTTGCTGACCGTGTGTATGTGCTTAGAGAAGGCCGCTGTTTGGCGCTCGATTTACCAGAGCCGCGACATGATTTACAGTGGTTGGCGTTTAAGAATCGACATATAGCAGAGCAAATTCCTGATGCTGTGGTGCGTGATGGGCGATTTATTGGGTTATCCGCCGAGCAATCGATGTTGCCTGAAGGTGTGTTGAGTGTGAGCCAAGACTATCCGGCTGAAGCGCTACAGGAGAAAATCGATGCGCTTTCGTGA
- the rpmG gene encoding 50S ribosomal protein L33: MAKKNVREKIRLVSSEGTGHFYTTTKNKRNMPEKMEIKKFDPVVRKHVIYKEAKIK, translated from the coding sequence GGCTAAGAAAAACGTTCGCGAGAAAATTCGTTTGGTTTCTTCTGAAGGAACTGGGCATTTTTACACCACGACCAAAAATAAGCGCAACATGCCTGAGAAAATGGAGATCAAGAAATTTGATCCTGTTGTCCGTAAGCATGTGATCTATAAAGAAGCGAAGATTAAGTAA